A genome region from Candidatus Kryptobacter tengchongensis includes the following:
- a CDS encoding metallo-beta-lactamase family protein, with the protein MMKIQFIGAVRTVTGSMHLIEANGLKFLLDCGLYQGKRAEARERNEKFPFDPKEIDFIILSHAHIDHSGNIPQIVKKGFSGKIFSTSATRDLASIMLIDSGHIQEKDAEYLNKKLKSKGEPEIEPLYTVKDALRSLEHFFSLPYRKEIKIADGISLIFYDAGHLLGSAITVLNIKENGVKVRLAFTGDLGRPYKPILKNPELIGNVDFLITESTYGGTIHEEIEKVEQKIAEIVIKSYNQNGKIIIPAFSVDRTQVLIYILHKLVSSNQIPKIPIFIDSPLAVNATEIYRLHPECFDDEMKELLLNGKDPFDFSTLHYITDVEESKKLNKYEKPCLIISASGMCETGRILHHLANNIENPKNTILIVGYMAENTLGRKLKDGVKKVKIFGDEYDVNAEVISIDALSAHADRNELLAYISHIDRKHVNGIFVVHGEEEQSFKLADGLKEIGFENVIVPERGETFEI; encoded by the coding sequence AAAGAGCCGAGGCAAGAGAAAGAAATGAAAAATTTCCATTTGATCCAAAAGAAATTGATTTTATAATTTTATCTCATGCACACATTGATCACAGCGGGAACATACCCCAAATTGTCAAGAAGGGTTTTAGCGGGAAAATCTTTTCAACATCTGCCACCCGTGACCTTGCAAGCATAATGCTTATTGATAGCGGTCACATTCAGGAGAAAGACGCTGAATATCTGAACAAAAAATTGAAAAGCAAAGGGGAACCAGAAATTGAGCCTCTTTATACAGTCAAAGATGCTCTTCGGTCACTTGAACATTTTTTTAGTCTCCCGTATAGAAAAGAAATTAAAATAGCCGATGGAATAAGTTTAATTTTCTATGACGCTGGGCATCTTCTTGGCTCAGCCATAACCGTTCTTAATATAAAAGAAAACGGGGTAAAAGTTCGTCTTGCCTTTACAGGTGATCTTGGACGACCTTACAAACCGATATTGAAAAACCCAGAATTGATAGGTAATGTTGATTTTCTAATTACGGAAAGCACATACGGCGGAACGATACACGAGGAAATTGAAAAAGTTGAACAGAAAATTGCGGAAATTGTAATTAAATCTTATAACCAAAACGGGAAAATTATAATTCCTGCTTTTAGCGTTGATAGAACTCAAGTGTTAATTTATATACTTCATAAGCTTGTCTCATCAAATCAAATCCCCAAAATTCCGATTTTTATTGACAGTCCACTTGCGGTAAATGCAACCGAGATTTATCGTCTTCATCCTGAATGCTTTGATGATGAAATGAAAGAATTGCTTTTAAATGGGAAAGATCCGTTTGACTTTTCAACGCTTCATTATATAACCGATGTTGAGGAATCAAAAAAATTAAATAAATATGAAAAGCCTTGTTTGATTATCTCCGCTTCAGGGATGTGCGAAACAGGGCGGATTCTCCATCACCTTGCAAATAACATTGAAAATCCCAAAAATACAATTTTAATTGTTGGATACATGGCGGAAAATACACTTGGTAGAAAGTTGAAGGATGGAGTTAAAAAAGTCAAAATTTTTGGCGATGAATACGATGTAAACGCAGAGGTTATCTCCATTGATGCTTTAAGTGCCCATGCGGATAGAAACGAACTTCTTGCATATATAAGTCACATTGACAGAAAACATGTAAATGGAATATTTGTCGTTCATGGTGAAGAGGAACAATCGTTTAAACTTGCGGATGGTTTGAAAGAGATAGGGTTTGAAAATGTGATCGTCCCCGAAAGAGGTGAAACATTTGAAATATAA